A stretch of the Sphingosinithalassobacter tenebrarum genome encodes the following:
- a CDS encoding 2'-5' RNA ligase family protein, with protein MSEEGAGPAPLIVTALFGPEDFAWLDGLRRRHFPPERNLVPAHCTLFHHLPPGLGRELKQRLSAATRGIDPPRARIGGVIDIGRGVAFRIESPELEAIRDDLADAFAPLLTPQDSAGWRPHITIQNKVDRTTARALLARMQAEFEPCPLRITGLASWWYRGGPWEQHSRHMFA; from the coding sequence TTGAGCGAGGAGGGGGCCGGACCCGCGCCGCTGATCGTGACGGCGCTGTTCGGGCCGGAGGACTTCGCCTGGCTCGACGGGCTGCGACGGCGCCACTTTCCGCCCGAGCGCAATCTGGTGCCCGCGCATTGCACATTGTTTCATCATCTCCCTCCCGGCCTCGGTCGTGAGCTCAAACAGCGGCTTTCTGCCGCGACGCGCGGTATCGATCCGCCCCGGGCGCGAATCGGCGGAGTGATCGACATCGGCCGCGGCGTTGCCTTCCGAATCGAATCGCCCGAGCTCGAGGCGATACGCGATGACCTCGCCGACGCCTTCGCTCCGCTGCTTACGCCTCAGGACAGCGCCGGATGGCGCCCCCACATCACGATCCAGAACAAGGTCGACCGCACCACAGCCCGCGCATTGCTGGCGCGAATGCAGGCTGAATTCGAGCCGTGCCCGCTGCGGATCACCGGGCTCGCCAGCTGGTGGTATCGCGGCGGTCCCTGGGAGCAGCATTCGCGACACATGTTCGCTTGA
- a CDS encoding potassium transporter Kup: MTTEDHEGHAHAQGLWKLAVAAVGVVFGDIGTSPLYAFRETFDGHHPLALDTLHIMGVISLMFWSMMIVVTLKYVSVIMRADNKGEGGSLALLALISGRTAQKRWTRGIILLGVFATALFYGDSMITPAVSVLGAVEGLSVASPAFADWVIPLSVMILVGLFAIQRTGTARVGAFFGPVMLLYFLVIATLGVVSVFQTPQILAAFSPHYAVLFFVEDPLPAFLALGSVVLAVTGAEALYADMGHFGRNPIRVSWLFFVLPALMCNYMGQGALLIRDGMIALESPFYMLAPAALQLPLVGIATAAAIIASQAVISGAFSVTQQAIQLGFMPRLRIDHTSAATAGQIYIPLINWLLMTMVLLLVLTFRSSSNLTSAYGIAVTGAMLIDTCLLAVVLFVLWGWKKRYAIPLLAIFFVVDGAYFAANLTKVPDGGWFPLLVGLIVFILLTTWSKGRKLMMGRLRESAMPVKIFIESAANSASRVPGTAVFMTSTPEGVPHALLHNLKHNKVLHERVILLTVKISDSPFVSDRKRVQSEDLGKGFHRMVIRYGFMQDADVPAALKQVRSCGEPFKMMDTSFFLARQTLLPSAKPGMMVWREKIFAWMLRNAESAMEFFKLPTNRVVELGSQVEI; this comes from the coding sequence ATCACGACCGAAGACCATGAAGGCCATGCGCATGCGCAGGGACTGTGGAAACTTGCGGTCGCCGCAGTCGGAGTCGTGTTCGGCGATATCGGCACCAGTCCGCTCTACGCATTTCGCGAGACTTTTGACGGGCATCATCCGCTCGCACTCGACACATTGCACATCATGGGCGTCATCAGCCTGATGTTCTGGTCGATGATGATCGTCGTGACGCTCAAATATGTCTCGGTCATCATGCGCGCGGACAACAAGGGCGAGGGCGGCAGCCTGGCGCTGCTCGCGCTGATTTCGGGGCGCACTGCGCAAAAGCGCTGGACGCGCGGCATCATCCTGCTCGGCGTCTTCGCCACCGCGCTTTTCTATGGCGACAGCATGATCACGCCGGCCGTGTCGGTGCTGGGCGCAGTCGAAGGGCTTTCGGTCGCATCGCCCGCCTTCGCCGACTGGGTCATTCCCTTGTCGGTGATGATCCTGGTCGGCCTGTTTGCGATCCAGCGGACCGGTACGGCGCGCGTCGGCGCCTTTTTCGGCCCGGTGATGCTGCTCTATTTCCTCGTCATCGCCACGCTCGGCGTGGTGAGCGTGTTCCAGACGCCGCAGATCCTCGCTGCCTTCTCGCCGCATTATGCGGTGCTGTTCTTTGTCGAGGACCCGCTGCCGGCCTTTCTCGCCCTCGGTTCGGTCGTCCTCGCAGTGACCGGCGCCGAAGCGCTCTATGCCGATATGGGCCATTTCGGCCGCAATCCGATCCGGGTTTCGTGGTTGTTCTTCGTCCTGCCGGCGCTGATGTGCAATTATATGGGCCAGGGCGCGCTGCTGATCCGGGACGGGATGATCGCGCTCGAAAGCCCCTTCTACATGCTTGCTCCCGCCGCGCTGCAGCTGCCGCTGGTCGGCATTGCGACGGCGGCAGCCATCATCGCGTCGCAAGCGGTGATTTCGGGCGCCTTCTCTGTAACGCAACAGGCGATCCAGCTCGGTTTCATGCCGCGCCTGCGTATCGATCATACCAGCGCCGCGACGGCGGGTCAGATCTATATCCCGCTGATCAACTGGCTGCTGATGACGATGGTGCTGCTGCTCGTCCTGACATTCCGTAGTTCGTCGAACCTGACTTCGGCCTATGGCATCGCGGTCACCGGCGCGATGCTGATCGACACCTGTCTGCTGGCAGTGGTTCTGTTCGTGCTGTGGGGATGGAAGAAGCGCTATGCGATTCCGCTGCTGGCGATCTTCTTCGTGGTCGACGGCGCCTATTTCGCCGCGAACCTGACCAAGGTCCCCGACGGCGGCTGGTTCCCGCTGCTGGTCGGGCTGATAGTGTTCATCCTGCTGACCACCTGGTCCAAGGGGCGCAAGCTGATGATGGGCCGGTTGCGCGAAAGCGCGATGCCGGTGAAGATCTTTATCGAAAGCGCCGCAAATTCGGCCAGCCGCGTGCCGGGGACCGCGGTGTTCATGACATCGACACCCGAAGGCGTGCCGCACGCGCTGCTCCATAACCTCAAACACAACAAGGTACTGCACGAGCGCGTCATCCTGCTGACCGTCAAGATCAGCGATTCGCCTTTCGTTTCCGACAGGAAACGGGTGCAGAGCGAGGATCTGGGCAAGGGCTTTCACCGCATGGTGATCCGGTACGGATTCATGCAGGACGCCGACGTGCCCGCCGCGCTCAAGCAGGTGCGCAGCTGCGGCGAGCCGTTCAAGATGATGGACACCAGCTTCTTCCTCGCCCGGCAGACGCTGCTGCCATCGGCCAAGCCGGGCATGATGGTCTGGCGCGAAAAGATATTCGCCTGGATGCTGCGCAACGCCGAAAGCGCGATGGAATTCTTCAAGCTGCCAACCAACCGGGTGGTCGAGCTGGGTAGCCAGGTCGAGATTTGA